The following nucleotide sequence is from Terriglobia bacterium.
ACGGAATCGTTTGCTGGGTGTCCTGAGCCTGCAGATTGGGTATGCCAAAGAGAATGAGAGTCAGCGTGAAAGATATAAAGACGTTGGTTTTTCGGGAAAACATTCGTTGATCCTCAGAGTCGATACTGCCGCCCGGAGCGGCAGGATGACACACCGGTCGGAACGGCTTCAGATGGTTACAAAGGAAAGGCAGCCGGAGGAGCGCGGGGAACAAGGAAACGATGCGAGGCTTCGACAGGATATACATCTTGAGAGGTCATCAAACCCGGCGATGAGGGCATCACCGGCCGATCGAGCCGGATCCCGTCCGGGTCGTCCGCCGATCTTCGTTCGAGCGGCACGGCCAGCGTTTCGCGCGGATTGAGCGTTTCGAAGGTGGCCGCTGCGTGGGTTTTGGCGTCCGCTTGAAGGAAATCGTCGGTGTTTCCCTGCTGGAAACCACCGCGTCCGTTATTCAGCCACACGCCCGCGATTCTGCCGCTGAGCGCATGGGTCAGGACGATGTCGAGGTCGGCGTCATTATCCAGATCGACAATGGAAACCTTTAACGCGGAATCCGATGAGCGGAAGTGGAAGATCTGATTCCCGGCATGAGAAAGGCTCAGCTCCAGTTTGTAGCTGTAGCCGTACGCGCCGGAGCTTGTCCGGTCCGCGACCGCGAAATCAAGCTGCTGGTCGGCGTCCAGATCCGCAACTGCGGTAGCCCAGCCAAACGGCATGGCTGCGGTCCCGAGACGAAATGGTTGTGCCGGCGCTCTTTCGGCAGACGCCATTCCGGGAAGAATCAGATAGAGCGCAACCAGTGCAGCAATAAACACATTTGTATGGCGGGACTCGGACACGTACTGCATGCGCTGACATTGTATCAAATGAATAGGGGTGCCTTTGTTAAAAGGGGTTAACGGGAATGCAAGCCGCCGGACGCATGGCGGCTTGCATTAATCAGGGAGCGGAGAATTTCGAATAGTTTCTTTAGCGGAGCTTAACTTTCTGTTTATCCCGTCGCGGCGTAGTATCCCGTTTTGGCCCGCACCTTCAGAGGCGGCAAGCCCTTCGGCGGATCGACGTCGACGTGGATTTCACGCCAGGTTCCATCCTTGGCCTGGTTCGTCGACCGGTAACCCAGCAGGTACTGGTTCTTCAATTCGATCGCAATTCTCGTGCAGATATCGGAAAGCTGGTTGGGTGAACTCGGAAAGAAGGCGCGCCCTCCGGTCGTTTCGACAAGGTCCCGGATCGTCGTTTGGCCTCTCGTGGTGCCGATCAAGCCGATGGCGTAGATCTGGACATCTTGATGGCGCGTGAACTCCCGGATATCCGGGAACGAGTAGTGACTGTTGTTGTCTTCGCCGTCGGTGATAATCAGGAGCGCTTTTTTCGTGTTTCTTCCGCTCTTGATTTTCTCGAGTCCCATCTGCACGGCGTCGAACAGCGGTGTCAGCCCGTGCGCCGAAGCCGAGAAAATCCGCTTTTCCAGGCGCGCCAGATCGGTCGTGAAATCCTCGATGAGGGTCGGTGTATCGCTGAATTCCACTAGAAAATACTCGTCGCGGGGATTACTGGTTTTGAGGAAGGCGGTTGCGGCGTCGCGTGCCGCGGGGAACTTATCCACCATGCTGCCCGTTGCGTCGAAGATGAGTCCGACGCTGACCGGCAGATCTTCGACCGAGAAATATTCGACCTTCTGTTCGACGCCGTCTTCCAGCAAGCGGAAATTCGGGCGGTCCAGGCCGGCGACGAGGCGGTTATTCATGTCGGACACCGTCGCATTGACCAGGACAAGATTGACGTCAACTTTGAGCGTTTCGTTCTGGGCTTTGAGGGCCGGGCGGTAGCATAATAAGGGAACCAGGGAGAGGACTATGATTACGACCGCTTTCCTCATTATGCAGTTCATTATCTCCGCAAAAGCGGGATTGGTGAATGCCGTTGATGGTACAGCAAACGTCCGGGTTCAGGAACAGGTTGCTGTCGGCGAGCCGATTCAGACCGGACCTTCGTCGCGGGTGGAAGTTCTCTTGAATCCGAGTACGTTCTTGCGGGTGGACGAAAATTCAGAGGT
It contains:
- a CDS encoding VWA domain-containing protein, giving the protein MRKAVVIIVLSLVPLLCYRPALKAQNETLKVDVNLVLVNATVSDMNNRLVAGLDRPNFRLLEDGVEQKVEYFSVEDLPVSVGLIFDATGSMVDKFPAARDAATAFLKTSNPRDEYFLVEFSDTPTLIEDFTTDLARLEKRIFSASAHGLTPLFDAVQMGLEKIKSGRNTKKALLIITDGEDNNSHYSFPDIREFTRHQDVQIYAIGLIGTTRGQTTIRDLVETTGGRAFFPSSPNQLSDICTRIAIELKNQYLLGYRSTNQAKDGTWREIHVDVDPPKGLPPLKVRAKTGYYAATG